The following are encoded together in the Panthera leo isolate Ple1 chromosome B4, P.leo_Ple1_pat1.1, whole genome shotgun sequence genome:
- the LOC122224893 gene encoding polypeptide N-acetylgalactosaminyltransferase 4 → MRIRMAVRWTWAGKSCLLLALLTVAYILVELSVSTFHASSAAGLARERGPKQLSGPWEKAEELSRPLYEKPPADFHALGEWGKASKLQLSQDELKQQEELIERYAINIYLSDRISLHRHIEDKRMYECKSQKFNYRRLPTTSVIIAFYNEAWSTLLRTIHSVLETSPAVLLKEIILVDDLSDRVYLKTQLETYISNLDRVRLIRTNKREGLVRARLIGATFATGDVLTFLDCHCECNSGWLEPLLERIGKDETAIVCPVIDTIDWNTFEFYMQTGEPMIGGFDWRLTFQWHSVPKHERDRRKSRIDPIRSPTMAGGLFAVSKKYFQYLGTYDTGMEVWGGENLELSFRVWQCGGKLEIHPCSHVGHVFPKRAPYARPNFLQNTARAAEVWMDQYKEHFYNRNPPARKEAYGDISERKLLRERLKCKSFDWYLKNVFSNLHVPEDRPGWHGAIRSMGISSECLDYNSPDSNPTGANLSLFGCHGQGGNQFFEYTSNKEIRFNSVTELCAEVPEQKNYVGMQNCPKDGFPIPANIIWHFEEDGTIFHPRSGLCLSAFRTPEGRPDVQMRTCDALDKKQIWKFEK, encoded by the coding sequence ATGAGGATCCGGATGGCCGTGAGGTGGACCTGGGCAGGCAAGAGCTGCCTGTTGCTGGCGCTTTTAACAGTGGCCTATATCCTGGTGGAACTCTCTGTCTCTACTTTCCATGCCTCCTCAGCAGCCGGCCTTGCCAGGGAGAGGGGGCCCAAACAGCTCTCAGGCCCctgggaaaaggcagaggagTTGTCTCGACCGCTTTATGAGAAGCCCCCTGCAGATTTCCACGCActtggggagtgggggaaagcCAGCAAACTCCAGCTCAGCCAGGATGAACTAAAGCAGCAAGAAGAACTTATTGAGAGATATGCCATTAATATTTATCTCAGCGACAGGATTTCCCTGCACCGCCACATAGAGGATAAAAGAATGTATGAGTGTAAATCCCAGAAGTTTAATTATAGGAGACTTCCCACCACCTCTGTTATCATCGCTTTCTATAATGAAGCCTGGTCGACCTTGCTCCGCACCATCCACAGTGTTTTAGAAACTTCTCCTGCAGTCCTCTTGAAGGAAATCATCCTAGTGGATGACTTGAGTGACAGAGTTTATTTGAAGACACAGCTTGAAACTTACATCAGCAATCTCGATAGAGTCCGCTTGATTAGAACAAATAAGCGGGAGGGGCTGGTTCGAGCCCGCCTGATTGGGGCCACTTTTGCCACGGGGGATGTCCTCACTTTCCTGGATTGCCACTGTGAGTGTAATTCTGGTTGGTTAGAACCACTTTTGGAAAGAATTGGGAAAGATGAAACAGCAATTGTATGTCCTGTGATAGACACCATTGATTGGAATACTTTTGAGTTCTATATGCAGACCGGGGAGCCCATGATTGGTGGATTTGACTGGCGCTTAACCTTCCAGTGGCATTCAGTCCCCAAACATGAAAGGGACAGACGGAAATCGAGAATTGACCCAATCCGATCTCCCACCATGGCTGGAGGACTGTTTGCTGTCAGcaagaaatattttcagtacCTTGGAACATATGACACTGGAATGGAAGTGTGGGGGGGTGAAAACCTGGAGCTATCTTTTAGGGTGTGGCAGTGTGGAGGTAAACTGGAGATCCACCCGTGTTCCCACGTGGGCCATGTATTCCCCAAGCGGGCGCCATATGCTCGGCCCAATTTCCTACAGAATACTGCTCGGGCAGCGGAAGTGTGGATGGACCAGTACAAAGAGCATTTCTACAATCGAAACCCTCCAGCAAGGAAAGAAGCTTATGGTGATATATCTGAAAGAAAATTACTACGAGAACGGCTGAAGTGCAAGAGCTTTGACTGgtatttgaaaaatgtgttttctaatttACATGTTCCAGAGGATAGGCCAGGCTGGCACGGAGCTATTCGCAGTATGGGAATCTCTTCCGAATGTTTAGATTATAACTCTCCTGACAGTAACCCCACAGGTGCCAACCTTTCACTGTTTGGCTGCCACGGCCAAGGAGGCAATCAATTCTTTGAATACACTTCAAACAAGGAAATAAGGTTTAACTCTGTGACAGAGTTATGCGCAGAGGTTCCTGAGCAAAAAAATTATGTAGGAATGCAAAATTGTCCAAAAGATGGGTTCCCCATTCCAGCAAACATTATTTGGCATTTTGAAGAAGATGGAACCATTTTTCATCCCCGCTCGGGACTGTGCCTTAGTGCTTTTCGGACACCTGAGGGTCGCCCTGATGTTCAAATGAGAACTTGTGATGCTCTAGATAAAAAACAGATCTGGAAGTTTGAGAAATAG